One window from the genome of Crassostrea angulata isolate pt1a10 chromosome 2, ASM2561291v2, whole genome shotgun sequence encodes:
- the LOC128174026 gene encoding uncharacterized protein LOC128174026: MGDEEEKAEASGMQMMGNQESTADPEIDIDVLKREKTKAKSQFTRAKHHLLNLLDSDLPSRGELCKARERLIDLQEPLINCLLSLSAEYKKANDITKLSKTEQEIEMIEDNFENCQDRVQDYLDARRSDPPSVATDSLHGSEYFVNEEEIRAKKKADSIREEVRKFEETKRELEEEFKTKHEQLNESINAGYRELEQVENEAQRNFSGMNDGFEDVDNCEREDCENTDVNQDSHIPSSSEKQVKVTNDSVNGPTVGSDLWKQMKRVSIPVFYGDKRTYESWKAAFSACIDKAPATPEYKLLQLRQYLSGEALKAVENLGHSAIAYEAAKDRLERKFGGQRRQVMRHLEQLDSFRPIRAGNSKDLEKFADILDIAVINLKDAGRTDELKNGSLYVKLQKKIPESLLSTYHRWVYEKKKTESVESLREWILQESEFRTVANETVYGLQVDSNNNFDSKKCSRDRNHVNVHQRSFFTNTKTFNKLCQMCQGQHGIWSCEQFKKLEVSQKWNFVCQSKLCFRCLGSGHLGKTCRRSRPCGIDHCTETHHRLLHIENRAVNQNTDGYQRDLSASVLNQNAPEFRPYRNPQRPTSSVRTAENSNVDTQISVNQDRTLTCHGGEPQFIALRTIPVIVRNGSKTMRVNALLDDASTRTYINADVAAELGLHGKLQRITVGVLNDKTESFETMPVEFQIESDDGRTKTKVEALTADKVTGDMCVINWRKYQHKWDHLRGLEFPGVGKHSMVDILIGMDQSELHYAYQEIRGRPDEPVARLTPLGWTCVGKIPGSNEICVQTHFNRTYFIQNQKSDNESDKILCKFWEMENFSEPQKKQSFSLEERSVYEKVKDSLKFVDDHYEVAIPWKEEKPDLPCNYDMALQRLENTEKRLMKNPEVKDSYSKTIEQYLEKGYIRKINQDEEKSGKWFLPHFPVIRPDKSTTKTRIVFDASAKHCGVSLNDMIHCGPKLQNELFDVLLRFRRNSVAIVCDIAEMYLRIKVPQDDRPYQQFLWRDVNTEEKPDVYEFSSVVFGINSSPFQAQFVAQTHAETNRETYPMAAETVLKSTYMDDSMDSVSTEEDGVKLYRQLSALWEKAGMYARKWLSNSVGVLQHIPPEDVVPEVDLHDNSLPSVKTLGVLWKAKDDIFTFKASPPEDDFTYTKRNFLRKIAMLFDPLGFLGPYTIRAKVLLQEMWTAGLDWDDVLSKDLLSKAEKWFRELTELSLIEVPRCLRLSNGEIISTYLHTFVDASQDAYGAVVYQRCIYDDGSVSVRFVTAKSKVAPLTTVSIPRLELMGAILGLRLTLSVTSALEMDGDQCTFWTDSMNVLCWIKAQSRSFKPFVANRIGEIQSASNPKQWHHVPTEINPADMISRGVTVSQLQKDSVWWSGPHFLTLDESQWPNQKVEKQDSDKERKKLSREVVNDSYSFLARSVGYRDTECCLNPESYSSWIRLVRIQAWINRFVNNCRMSIKDRCKGELNAEEVEGAETQIIRTAQKCEFHCEYRLLKQNKPLHQSSKLLSLNPVIDEDGLLRCDGRLKYAEYLPYDVRYPVILPRNNRVTTLIIKYHHEKGKHVTGTNHTLSMISSQFWIISAREEIRKWERQCNKCCRNKARPAEQLMGPLPSIRTKQPLHAFSRTAVDYGGPFITKQGRGKRRDKRYLCLFTCVMSRAVHLEVAFGLDTDSFLNAFYRMVSRRGLPTEVISDNGTNFVGGNNELTELVGLLDHTKIQQSTANLGVKWHFNPPLAPHFGGVHEIMIKAAKRAIYAVIGSADVTDEELMTAFAGAEALINSRPLTYQSANPNDDVPLTPNHFLHGQVGGLFAPETVDTTEFNPRKRWRRIQELVRHFWHRWMSEWLPGLNVRKKWNRTRKDISEGDIVLIIEPNLPRGHWQLGRILEIHTGKDGHVRVARVKVGQKSMTRPITKLCPLEFSD, translated from the coding sequence ATGGGAGACGAGGAGGAAAAAGCAGAAGCGTCAGGAATGCAGATGATGGGAAATCAGGAGAGTACGGCGGATCCAGAGATAGATATCGACGTTCTGAAACGTGAGAAAACGAAAGCTAAGTCACAATTCACGAGAGCTAAGCATCACTTGTTGAACTTATTAGATTCTGATTTACCTAGTCGTGGGGAATTATGTAAGGCTCGAGAACGCCTGATTGATTTACAAGAACCGCTCATTAATTGCTTGTTGTCGCTTTCCGCGGAGTACAAGAAGGCAAACGACATTACAAAACTATCAAAGACagaacaagaaattgaaatgattgaagataattttgaaaattgtcaaGACAGAGTTCAGGATTATCTAGATGCACGAAGGAGTGATCCGCCGAGTGTTGCGACAGATTCATTACATGGAAGTGAATACTTTGTGAATGAAGAGGAAATTCGGGCCAAGAAAAAAGCAGACTCTATTCGTGAGGAGGTGCGCAAATTTGAAGAAACGAAAAGAGAATTGGAGGAAGAATTTAAGACAAAACATGAACAGTTGAATGAATCTATCAACGCTGGATACAGAGAACTGGAACAAGTTGAAAATGAAGCACAAAGGAATTTTAGTGGAATGAATGATGGTTTTGAAGATGTAGACAATTGTGAAAGAGAGGACTGTGAAAATACTGATGTTAATCAAGACTCACACATTCCCTCATCATCTGAGAAACAGGTTAAAGTGACCAATGATTCTGTGAATGGCCCTACCGTTGGAAGTGATTTGTGGAAACAGATGAAGCGTGTATCGATTCCTGTCTTTTATGGTGACAAAAGGACATACGAGAGTTGGAAAGCTGCCTTCTCAGCATGTATTGATAAAGCTCCAGCGACTCCAGAATACAAACTTTTACAGTTAAGACAGTATCTTTCCGGTGAAGCCTTGAAAGCTGTAGAAAACCTTGGACATTCCGCTATCGCCTATGAAGCAGCCAAAGATCGTCTTGAGCGGAAGTTCGGAGGACAACGACGGCAAGTCATGCGACATCTTGAACAGTTGGATTCCTTTAGACCTATACGTGCAGGAAATTCAAAGGATTTGGAAAAATTCGCAGACATTCTGGACATAGCAGTCATTAACCTAAAGGATGCAGGTAGAACGGATGAACTCAAGAATGGATCACTGTACGTCAAACTTCAAAAGAAAATCCCAGAGTCCCTGCTGTCTACATACCACCGATGGGTGTATGAGAAGAAAAAGACTGAGTCAGTGGAATCTTTGAGGGAATGGATCTTGCAGGAATCCGAATTCCGAACAGTGGCAAACGAGACTGTGTATGGTCTACAGGTTGATTCAAACAATAACTTTGATAGTAAAAAGTGCAGCCGTGACCGAaatcatgttaatgttcatCAAAGATCATTTTTCACAAACACTAAGACCTTCAACAAACTATGTCAGATGTGTCAAGGACAACATGGGATATGGTCATGTGAGCAGTTCAAGAAACTTGAAGTGTCCCAGAAATGGAACTTTGTCTGTCAGTCGAAGCTGTGTTTTCGTTGCTTGGGGTCAGGACACTTGGGAAAGACATGTAGAAGGAGCAGACCTTGCGGCATTGACCATTGTACCGAGACACATCACAGACTATTGCACATTGAAAATCGAGCTGTGAACCAAAACACAGATGGATATCAACGTGATCTATCTGCATCAGTGTTGAACCAGAATGCTCCAGAATTTCGACCCTATAGAAATCCACAGAGACCAACTTCTTCTGTAAGAACTGCTGAAAACAGTAATGTTGATACCCAGATATCAGTGAATCAAGACAGAACTTTGACATGTCATGGAGGGGAGCCACAATTTATCGCCCTACGAACCATTCCAGTAATAGTAAGAAATGGATCAAAGACAATGAGAGTAAACGCACTGCTGGATGATGCCAGTACACGGACCTACATTAATGCAGATGTTGCAGCAGAATTGGGTTTACATGGCAAACTACAGAGAATTACCGTAGGAGTTCTTAATGACAAAACTGAGTCATTTGAAACTATGCCAGTAGAATTCCAAATAGAGAGTGATGATGGGAGGACAAAGACTAAAGTGGAAGCCCTAACAGCTGACAAAGTTACCGGTGATATGTGTGTAATCAACTGGAGAAAATATCAACACAAATGGGACCATTTGAGAGGACTTGAATTCCCAGGAGTGGGTAAACATTCTATGGTGGATATTCTGATTGGAATGGACCAGAGTGAACTTCATTATGCTTATCAAGAGATCAGAGGTCGACCAGATGAACCAGTGGCCAGACTTACTCCATTAGGATGGACTTGTGTCGGGAAAATTCCTGGTAGCAATGAGATATGTGTTCAAACTCATTTCAACAGAACTTACTTTATCCAGAATCAGAAAAGTGATAATGAATCGGAcaagattttgtgtaaattcTGGGAGATGGAAAATTTCAGTGAGCCACAGAAGAAACAGTCATTTAGTCTAGAGGAGAGAAGTGTGTATGAAAAAGTGAAAGATTCATTGAAGTTTGTTGATGATCATTATGAAGTAGCTATTCCTTGGAAGGAAGAAAAGCCTGATTTACCATGTAATTACGACATGGCACTACAACGTTTAGAGAACACTGAAAAGCGATTGATGAAGAACCCGGAAGTAAAAGATTCTTACTCAAAGACTATTGAACAGTATCTGGAGAAAGGATACATACGCAAGATTAATCAGGATGAGGAAAAGTCCGGAAAATGGTTTCTTCCACATTTTCCTGTCATCCGGCCAGATAAGAGCACAACAAAGACACGTATTGTGTTCGACGCATCAGCAAAGCATTGTGGTGTCTCATTAAATGACATGATTCACTGCGGACCAAAACTTCAAAATGAACTCTTTGATGTGTTACTAAGATTTAGAAGAAATAGTGTGGCAATAGTATGTGACATTGCAGAAATGTACTTAAGGATTAAGGTTCCACAGGATGATAGACCTTATCAACAATTTCTCTGGCGTGACGTTAATACAGAAGAGAAACCAGATGTGTATGAATTTAGCAGTGTTGTATTTGGAATAAATTCGTCGCCATTTCAAGCACAGTTTGTAGCACAGACCCATGCTGAGACTAACAGAGAAACTTACCCTATGGCAGCAGAGACTGTTTTGAAATCCACCTACATGGATGATAGTATGGATTCAGTATCTACCGAGGAAGATGGAGTCAAACTCTACAGGCAGCTATCTGCATTGTGGGAAAAGGCCGGCATGTATGCCAGGAAGTGGCTATCAAACTCAGTGGGTGTACTGCAGCATATCCCACCAGAAGATGTTGTTCCTGAAGTTGACCTGCACGACAACAGCTTACCATCCGTAAAAACCCTTGGTGTGCTATGGAAGGCCAAAGATGACATCTTTACATTCAAAGCAAGTCCACCAGAGGATGATTTTACTTACACAAAGCGGAACTTTCTACGGAAAATCGCAATGCTGTTTGATCCTTTGGGATTCCTAGGACCGTACACAATAAGAGCTAAAGTTTTGTTGCAAGAAATGTGGACTGCAGGTCTTGACTGGGATGATGTGTTGAGCAAAGACCTCCTATCAAAAGCTGAGAAGTGGTTTAGAGAATTGACTGAGCTATCGCTTATTGAAGTACCGAGATGTCTACGTCTATCTAATGGTGAGATTATATCGACTTACCTTCATACCTTTGTTGATGCTTCCCAGGACGCGTATGGAGCTGTAGTTTACCAGAGGTGTATCTATGACGATGGAAGTGTATCAGTCAGATTCGTGACTGCAAAATCCAAAGTAGCTCCACTTACCACAGTCAGCATACCTAGACTGGAATTGATGGGTGCAATATTGGGATTAAGGCTAACGCTTTCAGTGACAAGTGCTCTGGAGATGGATGGTGACCAGTGCACGTTTTGGACGGACAGCATGAATGTGCTGTGCTGGATCAAGGCACAAAGTAGAAGTTTTAAGCCCTTTGTAGCAAATCGTATTGGGGAGATACAGTCGGCCTCAAATCCAAAGCAGTGGCATCATGTGCCAACAGAAATCAACCCCGCTGATATGATATCCAGAGGAGTGACGGTTTCACAGTTACAGAAAGACAGTGTCTGGTGGAGTGGGCCTCACTTTCTTACCTTGGATGAATCACAGTGGCCGAATCAGAAAGTTGAAAAACAGGACTCTGACAAGGAAAGAAAGAAGTTAAGCAGAGAAGTTGTCAATGATTCATATTCATTCTTGGCAAGATCAGTGGGCTATAGAGACACAGAGTGTTGTTTGAACCCAGAATCCTATTCCAGCTGGATACGGCTTGTAAGAATTCAAGCTTGGATAAATCGTTTTGTAAATAACTGCAGAATGAGCATCAAGGATAGATGTAAAGGTGAATTGAATGCTGAAGAAGTTGAAGGGGCGGAAACTCAAATCATTAGAACAGCCCAGAAATGTGAGTTTCATTGTGAATACAGATTGTTGAAACAGAACAAACCTCTTCACCAGAGCAGCAAGTTATTGAGTCTGAACCCTGTAATTGATGAAGATGGACTCCTGCGGTGTGATGGACGTTTGAAATATGCAGAATATTTACCATATGATGTTCGATACCCTGTCATTCTCCCTAGAAACAATCGTGTCACTACACTTATTATCAAGTATCACCACGAAAAAGGAAAACATGTGACAGGAACAAATCACACACTATCTATGATCTCATCACAGTTTTGGATAATATCCGCACGAGAGGAAATACGGAAGTGGGAACGACAATGCAATAAATGTTGCCGCAACAAAGCCAGACCAGCAGAACAACTGATGGGTCCCCTTCCATCAATTCGTACAAAGCAGCCATTACACGCATTTTCTCGAACAGCGGTTGATTATGGAGGACCTTTCATTACGAAGCAGGGACGCGGAAAACGGCGAGATAAGAGATATCTATGTCTCTTCACGTGCGTGATGTCAAGAGCAGTGCATCTAGAAGTTGCCTTCGGACTTGATACAGATTCGTTCCTCAACGCATTTTACCGGATGGTTAGCCGAAGAGGTCTACCTACAGAAGTTATATCGGACAATGGAACAAATTTTGTTGGTGGCAACAACGAGCTAACGGAACTAGTTGGATTATTGGACCACACAAAGATTCAACAATCTACAGCAAACCTTGGAGTCAAGTGGCACTTTAATCCGCCTCTTGCACCTCATTTTGGAGGTGTCCATGAAATCATGATTAAAGCAGCGAAGAGAGCTATCTATGCAGTGATCGGGTCAGCAGATGTTACAGATGAAGAGCTGATGACAGCATTTGCAGGAGCAGAAGCTTTGATCAACTCAAGACCCCTGACTTACCAATCGGCAAACCCAAACGATGATGTTCCGTTGACTCCTAACCACTTCCTGCACGGGCAGGTGGGGGGATTATTCGCACCGGAAACTGTGGACACAACTGAATTCAACCCACGGAAACGTTGGAGAAGAATCCAGGAGCTTGTGAGACACTTCTGGCATCGATGGATGAGCGAATGGTTGCCAGGACTGAATGTACGCAAGAAGTGGAATCGAACTCGCAAAGACATTAGTGAAGGTGACATTGTTCTCATAATTGAACCTAATTTACCTAGAGGACATTGGCAGCTAGGTCGCATTCTAGAAATTCATACAGGCAAAGATGGACATGTGCGCGTTGCCAGAGTGAAAGTCGGCCAGAAATCGATGACCCGTCCAATAACTAAGCTGTGTCCATTGGAGTTCAGTGACTAA
- the LOC128170463 gene encoding uncharacterized protein LOC128170463 isoform X2 — protein MIQMGQVRLKHVVLFLLLSHQFIMTSAVVTNNRLLLAVGLATGAILSSYNGSYDWSPSTLAVLTAIILVTLLPTTINKDIAFQSPLVPTAQALSGRIENSNTDSSSCTAPGYSLHPVLGCIKLSTSTTALTPEQWVAKCAEDGGKLILINSATENQALVDFLKSDPKDVVIQGSRVSVSSPWTTDDGQPLPFVGEFQGISNLAGTLRIIFTSSGKWASVNPTNVFPNAVCEIPV, from the exons ATG ATTCAGATGGGACAGGTACGGCTGAAACACGTGGTGTTGTTCCTACTACTCTCCCACCAGTTTATTATGACGTCAGCAGTGGTGACTAATAACAGACTTCTACTGGCTGTCGGACTAGCTACGGGTGCAATATTGTCTTCTTATA ATGGAAGCTATGATTGGTCACCAAGTACCCTCGCTGTGCTCACCGCCATCATCCTCGTTACCTTGCTGCCAACTACGATCAACAAAG ACATTGCTTTTCAATCACCGTTGGTTCCAACTGCGCAAGCGCTCTCTGGCCGAATAGAAAATTCGAATA CGGACTCCTCCTCCTGCACTGCCCCTGGATACAGTCTACATCCTGTTCTGGGTTGCATCAAGTTGTCCACATCGACTACAGCTCTCACCCCGGAACAGTGGGTGGCTAAGTGTGCTGAAGACGGCGGTAAACTCATTCTAATTAACTCGGCAACGGAAAATCAGGCACTGGTTGATTTTCTTA AGAGTGACCCCAAGGATGTAGTCATACAAGGCAGCAGGGTGAGCGTTAGCAGCCCGTGGACGACGGACGACGGACAGCCGCTCCCCTTCGTCGGCGAGTTCCAAGGGATCTCAAACCTTGCTGGTACACTACGTATCATCTTCACCTCCTCTGGGAAATGGGCCAGTGTCAACCCTACAAATGTATTTCCCAATGCTGTATGTGAAATACCGGTATGA
- the LOC128170463 gene encoding uncharacterized protein LOC128170463 isoform X1, translating into MIQMGQVRLKHVVLFLLLSHQFIMTSAVVTNNRLLLAVGLATGAILSSYNGSYDWSPSTLAVLTAIILVTLLPTTINKADSSSCTAPGYSLHPVLGCIKLSTSTTALTPEQWVAKCAEDGGKLILINSATENQALVDFLKSDPKDVVIQGSRVSVSSPWTTDDGQPLPFVGEFQGISNLAGTLRIIFTSSGKWASVNPTNVFPNAVCEIPV; encoded by the exons ATG ATTCAGATGGGACAGGTACGGCTGAAACACGTGGTGTTGTTCCTACTACTCTCCCACCAGTTTATTATGACGTCAGCAGTGGTGACTAATAACAGACTTCTACTGGCTGTCGGACTAGCTACGGGTGCAATATTGTCTTCTTATA ATGGAAGCTATGATTGGTCACCAAGTACCCTCGCTGTGCTCACCGCCATCATCCTCGTTACCTTGCTGCCAACTACGATCAACAAAG CGGACTCCTCCTCCTGCACTGCCCCTGGATACAGTCTACATCCTGTTCTGGGTTGCATCAAGTTGTCCACATCGACTACAGCTCTCACCCCGGAACAGTGGGTGGCTAAGTGTGCTGAAGACGGCGGTAAACTCATTCTAATTAACTCGGCAACGGAAAATCAGGCACTGGTTGATTTTCTTA AGAGTGACCCCAAGGATGTAGTCATACAAGGCAGCAGGGTGAGCGTTAGCAGCCCGTGGACGACGGACGACGGACAGCCGCTCCCCTTCGTCGGCGAGTTCCAAGGGATCTCAAACCTTGCTGGTACACTACGTATCATCTTCACCTCCTCTGGGAAATGGGCCAGTGTCAACCCTACAAATGTATTTCCCAATGCTGTATGTGAAATACCGGTATGA
- the LOC128170468 gene encoding low-density lipoprotein receptor-related protein 1B-like gives MASTFSSEVLVLLLAASFSVVRAALIFEKCTRHSQCPANSGCRPSGCDGYTCRCDVNFVYSDDRSHCIPGKLVGQTCDANLNKCLSPFALCTDGVCQCNELMEPTSDGLCKAPYEAEIHQSCEEKFCVLSTSCINDVCNCPDDKREITPSEYWLDPFKARRCVDKNFSLDSCKGVKLPLLSDLPEKNDVSLTYDKQQESYDKTHEEMPNDKQKPQSNPGIVTLVSRASQTESGISKVKITGNSFTLDTIKPSTAEYKEQGPIAVRIKPRGFKNSQDNELFETTDKKGTRYDDDTLNDVGKDYVGSPASKTDLNTVTDSVMSNAANARSTTHLFESASGLVNDNIVTPQTTVFTSPTGDDTLAASIQTPDNLDSGEMEKYVPGENFLAPGNFDSSEIAKDNVVTVKAETKSQEQVTTAFDTGIQNQNGADTGRLQALLKSIVGNMLQSKNKVNIYHGCSADLQCPAHAFCTIRGCNQRKQCLCSEGFMVNRNGTQCIPDASRPCVVSEFRCDNGRCIPLSWVCDGVKDCPNNEDEGTQCLGDDSSIQKANSRVTDRLEDKINHEAAMRIHLEKGIQDLRQEISRLREEYTEKMTPSPQNQALPTGFSPEHFSMMAKKQNPWPNHDDDVFYEGYTETIQNLLKKYEVYTLWGSKLCPRDKNTKTMYTGIMSSNLPSGKNKGSGDVLCLPEVPEFDNLTASGSTKKTTNHKIIISGFSRHLTCAVCQVQLISSVVMIPAKTSCPKDWKLEYAGVLVSPGSKDTSPSRYVCVEKGAIYNGGLEDSRGHGPFLTPVTAQCGRIPCPPYSQDQYLPCVVCSI, from the exons ATGGCTTCTACATTTTCATCGGAAGTTTTGGTTTTACTTTTGGCTGCTAGCTTTTCAGTTGTTCGAG CTGCCCTTATTTTTGAGAAGTGCACGCGCCACTCCCAATGTCCGGCAAACTCCGGGTGTCGCCCGAGCGGATGTGACGGCTACACTTGTCGTTGTGACGTCAATTTTGTGTACAGTGACGACAGAAGCCATTGTATACCAG GTAAACTAGTGGGGCAAACCTGTGACGCTAACCTGAACAAATGTCTTTCTCCGTTCGCCCTCTGTACGGACGGTGTCTGTCAGTGTAACGAATTGATGGAACCAACGTCAGATGGTCTATGCAAGGCCCCATATGAGGCGGAAATACACCAGTCTTGTGAGGAAAAATTCTGCGTCCTCTCTACATCGTGCATCAATGACGTCTGCAATTGCCCGGATGataaaagagagataactcccAGCGAATACTGGCTGGATCCGTTCAAGGCTCGAAGATGTGTCGACAAAAATTTTTCTCTTG ATTCTTGTAAAGGTGTCAAGCTACCTTTATTATCTGATCTGCCTGAGAAAAATGATGTTTCCCTCACATACGATAAACAGCAAGAATCTTATGACAAAACACACGAAGAAATGCCCAACGACAAACAGAAACCACAAAGCAACCCTGGAATTGTGACGTTAGTCAGTAGAGCATCCCAAACAGAGTCGGGTATTAGCAAGGTAAAGATTACAGGAAATTCGTTCACTTTGGACACAATAAAACCATCAACGGCGGAATATAAAGAACAAGGTCCTATTGCCGTTAGAATTAAGCCTCGGGGATTCAAAAACTCGCAGGATAATGAACTATTCGAAACAACAGATAAAAAAGGAACGAGGTATGATGATGATACTTTAAATGACGTGGGAAAAGATTATGTAGGTTCGCCTGCTAGTAAGACTGACCTAAATACTGTAACGGATTCTGTCATGTCTAATGCAGCCAATGCTCGCTCAACAACACATTTATTTGAGTCTGCATCCGGTCTTGTAAACGATAATATCGTTACACCACAAACAACTGTATTTACCTCACCAACTGGGGACGATACGCTGGCTGCCAGCATACAAACTCCAGATAATCTGGATTCGGGTGAGATGGAGAAATATGTTCCAGGCGAGAACTTCCTGGCTCCTGGTAATTTTGATTCGAGTGAGATAGCGAAAGATAACGTTGTTACGGTTAAAGCCGAAACAAAAAGTCAAGAACAAGTTACAACGGCCTTTGATACTGGCATTCAAAATCAAAACGGTGCTGACACTGGACGTCTGCAAGCTCTACTGAAATCAATCGTCGGCAACATGTTGCAGAGTAAGAACAAAGTCAACATTTATCATGGCTGTAGTGCAGATCTCCAATGCCCTGCGCATGCGTTTTGCACCATTCGAGGTTGCAATCAGCGTAAACAATGCTTGTGTTCAGAAGGGTTCATGGTGAATAGAAATGGTACTCAATGTATACCAG ACGCCTCCCGCCCATGTGTGGTCAGTGAGTTTCGCTGTGACAACGGCCGCTGTATCCCCCTGTCCTGGGTCTGTGACGGAGTGAAGGACTGTCCCAACAATGAGGACGAAGGAACACAAT gCTTGGGTGATGATTCTTCAATTCAAAAAGCCAATTCGAGAGTGACTGACCGACTGGAGGATAAAATAAACCACGAGGCAGCCATGAGGATACACCTAGAGAAGGGGATCCAGGACCTACGGCAGGAGATATCCCGACTCAGAGAGGAGTATACAGAAAA aATGACACCTAGCCCCCAAAACCAGGCTCTCCCGACAGGGTTTTCACCAGAACACTTTTCAATGATGGCTAAAAAGCAAAATCCTTGGCCAAATCATGATGACGATGTATTCTACGAAGGTTACACAGAAACTATTCAAAACTTGCTGAAAAAGTATG AAGTGTATACATTATGGGGAAGCAAGCTTTGTCCACgagataaaaacacaaaaacaatgtATACAG GTATAATGTCCTCTAATCTTCCCAGTGGTAAAAATAAGGGATCCGGAGATGTTCTTTGTCTCCCAGAAGTTCCGGAATTCGACAACTTGACCGCGTCAGGTTCcaccaaaaaaacaacaaaccacaaaattattatttccgGTTTTAGTCGCCATTTGACCTGTGCTGTCTGCCAAGTGCAACTGATATCCTCAGTTGTTATGATTCCCGCCAAAACGAGCTGCCCAAAAGATTGGAAATTGGAATACGCCGGTGTATTAGTTTCCCCCGGAAGTAAAGACACTTCGCCATCTCGCT